The proteins below come from a single Accipiter gentilis chromosome W, bAccGen1.1, whole genome shotgun sequence genomic window:
- the LOC126035322 gene encoding interferon regulatory factor 2-binding protein 1-like, whose protein sequence is MSWQQQWCYLCDLPKMPWAVVWDFSEAVCRGCINFEGTDRIEPLLEAARHLRHSHAESQHQDAAPIPRLPKGLNRPEETTAKCHGPSLPVPCRPCSVECLVELSKAMRGRAKDWLGKPPAVRECLAALASCTPFNVRFRKDHALVGRVFAFDAMPRPGFEFELKLFAEYPCGSGSIYASMLGLAKQMFQDCLQVPGKAISSSYKYLEYEKRQGSDDWHLLGKLFTKAVRFFRHPPAPEALPQQHPPPPMLPPRRRRKASPELDEPPPHRQHLPGETSPNEPPSVRRLVEDSTSLMLCCGLCWQRLEDTHFVQCPSVPAHRFCFPCACRAIWAQGAGGEVHCPSGGRCPLARSGLPWAFMQGEIAAILAGDICVKRERDP, encoded by the coding sequence ATGTCGTGGCAGCAGCAGTGGTGTTACTTGTGCGACCTGCCCAAAATGCCCTGGGCCGTGGTGTGGGACTTCAGCGAGGCTGTTTGCCGTGGCTGCATCAACTTTGAAGGCACCGACCGTATTGAACCGTTGTTGGAAGCTGCCCGTCACCTCCGGCACAGCCACGCTGAAAGCCAGCACCAGGATGCCGCGCCAATACCACGCTTGCCCAAGGGGCTAAACCGCCCCGAGGAAACGACAGCCAAGTGCCATGGGCCATCATTGCCGGTGCCATGCCGTCCGTGCAGTGTCGAGTGTTTGGTGGAGTTGAGCAAAGCCATGCGCGGTCGTGCCAAGGACTGGCTGGGAAAGCCACCGGCAGTGCGGGAATGCTTGGCCGCCCTCGCCAGCTGCACTCCCTTCAATGTCCGCTTCCGTAAAGACCACGCATTGGTGGGACGAGTCTTCGCCTTCGATGCCATGCCCCGGCCTGGCTTTGAGTTTGAGTTGAAGCTCTTCGCTGAATACCCCTGCGGTTCAGGAAGCATCTACGCCAGCATGCTGGGCCTGGCAAAGCAGATGTTCCAGGATTGCCTCCAGGTGCCCGGCAAAGCCATTTCCTCCAGCTACAAGTACCTGGAATATGAGAAGCGGCAGGGCAGTGACGATTGGCATCTGCTAGGCAAACTCTTCACCAAAGCAGTCCGCTTCTTCCGCCACCCGCCAGCGCCTGAAGCCTTGCCGCAGCAGCACCCGCCGCCCCCGATGCTGCCGCCGCGTCGCCGTCGCAAAGCTTCACCAGAACTGGATGAACCGCCACCACACCGGCAGCACCTGCCGGGTGAAACTTCACCCAATGAACCACCCAGCGTTCGTCGCCTGGTGGAGGATTCAACGTCACTGATGTTGTGTTGTGGTTTGTGCTGGCAACGGTTGGAGGACACCCATTTCGTGCAGTGCCCCTCGGTGCCGGCACATCGGTTCTGTTTCCCCTGCGCCTGTCGTGCCATCTGGGCACAGGGTGCTGGCGGGGAGGTGCACTGTCCCAGTGGGGGCCGATGTCCACTGGCCAGATCCGGCCTCCCCTGGGCCTTCATGCAGGGTGAGATTGCCGCCATTTTGGCTGGGGACATCTGTGTCAAGAGGGAGAGGGACCCCTGA
- the LOC126035296 gene encoding vasculin-like translates to MAQHDFAPAWLNFPTLPSSTKSSLNFEKHSENFSWTENHYEANRRRHDSSDGFDPNIGWPNGGHFGRKEKNGWRSQGRNGTENITHRGGYHGGGSRTRTSTFHCGKGQGLHETNVSDNETGKKEDKEVPKQFEAEDFPSLNPEYERTPNQNKSLAAGVWEYPLNPKSRSPRMLVIKKGSTKELQISGFPVVGSLHSQPVKNGTGTSVYKGLIPKPATPPTKPTQWKSQAKENKLGNPFSHESAYGIGNFSPFKSTSKAFTVSQNSVKECNRSNSLSPIDKIGQPRLTKLTRTRTDKKSEFLKALKQDRVEEECEDENHAGQEKDDESFNLHNSNSPHHERDINRNFENEIPQENGNAPITSQQIIRSSTFPRADVLSSSLEAEHRLLKEMGWQEDSENDETCAPLTEDEMREFQVISEQLQKNGLRKNGILKNGLICDFKFSLWKNSTFKPALDNEDSETSSSDTSDDDDV, encoded by the exons TCATCACTGAACTTTGAGAAACATTCTGAAAATTTTTCGTGGACAGAGAATCATTATGAAGCAAATCGCAGAAGACACGACTCTTCAGATGGGTTTGATCCTAACATTGGATGGCCTAATGGAG gGCATTttgggagaaaagagaagaatggtTGGCGTTCACAAGGCAGAAATGGTACAGAAAATATAACCCATCGTGGGGGATACCATGGTGGAGGTTCCCGCACTCGTACCAGCACTTTCCACTGTGGAAAAGGCCAAGGACTGCATGAAACCAATGTATCTGATAATGaaactgggaaaaaggaagacaaggaAGTACCCAAACAGTTTGAGGCTGAGGATTTT CCATCTTTGAATCCTGAATATGAGAGAACACCAAATCAGAATAAGTCGTTAGCTGCAGGTGTGTGGG agtaCCCTTTGAATCCTAAATCTAGATCTCCAAGAATGCTGGTCATTAAAAAGGGCAGTACAAAAGAACTACAGATATCTGGATTCCCTGTAGTAGGAAGTCTTCATTCCCAGCCAGTAAAGAATGGAACTGGCACAAGTGTTTATAaaggattaatccctaaacctgCTACTCCACCCACAAAG CCTACACAGTGGAAAAgccaagcaaaagaaaataaacttgggAATCCATTTTCTCATGAATCTGCATATGGCATTGGCAATTTCAGTCCTTTCAAATCAACTTCCAAGGCATTTACTGTATCACAGAATTCAGTGAAAGAG TGTAATCGGTCAAATTCGTTGTCCCCTATTGACAAAATTGGTCAGCCTCGTTTAACAAAATTGACAAGAACACGGACTGATAAGAAGAGTGAATTTTTGAAAGCATTGAAACAAGATAGAGTGGAAGAGGAATGTGAAGACGAGAATCATGCTGGGCAAGAGAAG gaTGATGAGTCCTTTAACTTGCACAACAGCAACAGTCCTCATCATGAGAGAGATATAAACCgaaactttgaaaatgaaattccACAAGAGAATGGCAATGCTCCAATTACATCTCAACAGATCATTCGATCTTCAACTTTCCCTCGGGCAGATGTTCTTTCAAGCTCGCTTGAGGCAGAGCATAG gttgtTAAAGGAGATGGGCTGGCAGGAAGACAGTGAAAATGATGAAACATGTGCTCCACTAACAGAGGATGAGATGAGGGAATTCCAAGTCATTAGTGAACAG ttacaaaaaaatgGCCTTcggaaaaatggcattttgaaaaaTGGCCTCATCTGTGATTTTAAATTTAGCCTCTGGAAAAACAGCACTTTCAAACCTGCTCTGGACAATGAGGATTCTGAGACAAGCAGCAGTGATACATCAGATGATGATGATGTGTGA